One genomic region from Mytilus trossulus isolate FHL-02 chromosome 9, PNRI_Mtr1.1.1.hap1, whole genome shotgun sequence encodes:
- the LOC134683809 gene encoding trafficking regulator of GLUT4 1-like, producing MQDNRVHVTPTNVVVQTRESDTRPFDWTVPAFCVYCCCCWPLGIIAMVYAHDANTAADHGDFEHAHKSATIAGVLTVASFLCGVGAIVAIVVIVLT from the exons ATGCAAGACAATAGA GTACACGTAACACCAACAAATGTTGTAGTTCAGACTAGAGAATCTGACACAAGACCATTTGATTGGACAGTTCCGgcattttgtgtttattgttgCTGTTGTTGGCCTCTCGGAATTATTGCTATGGTTTATGCACACGAT GCAAATACAGCAGCTGACCATGGTGACTTTGAACATGCTCACAAAAGCGCAACCATTGCCGGAGTCCTGACCGTTGCAAGTTTTCTATGTGGTGTTGGTGCTATTGTTGCAATAGTTGTGATCGTCCTTACTTAA